One segment of Haloplanus natans DSM 17983 DNA contains the following:
- a CDS encoding NADP-dependent malic enzyme, which yields MGLDDDAREYHRQDPPGKIEISTTKPTNTQRDLSLAYSPGVAAPCSDIHENPDLAYEYTSKGNLVGVISNGSAVLGLGNIGAQASKPVMEGKGVLFKRFADIDVFDIELDFDDPADIVTATKAMEPTFGGINLEDIKAPDCFEIEERLREEMSIPVFHDDQHGTAIIIGAGLVNAADIVDKDLEALSVTISGAGASAIATAEFLVSLGVARENVTMCDSSGIITTDRVEAGELNEYKARFAQDRAAGGLADAMTGTDVFVGLSVGGIVSPEMVASMAENPIIFAMANPEPEIDYHEAKAARDDTVVVGTGRSDFPNQVNNVLGFPFIFRGALDVRATEINEEMKVAAARALADLARKDVPDAVVKAYGDQPLQFGPEYILPKPVDPRVMFEVAPAVAQAAIESGAARKSIDLSTYREELEARLGKSREMMRVVLNKAKTDPKRVVLAEGTDEKMIRAAYQITDQGIAVPVLLGDRERIWETMDDLGLDFDPEIVDPAADELDSYAERLYELRKRKGVTRREANELVRDGNYLGSVMVEMGDADAMLTGLMHHYPSALRPPLQVIGTAEDAEYAAGVYLLTFRNRVIFVADATVNQDPGAAELAEIGRHTGELARRFNVDPRAAFLSYSNFGSVDNPGTRKPRRAAELLRDDPAVDFPVDGEMQADTAVVEDILTGTYDFADLAEPANVLIFPNLEAGNIGYKLLQRLGGADAIGPMLVGMDKPVHVLQRGDEVKDIVNLAGVAVVDAQERDG from the coding sequence ATGGGACTCGACGACGACGCCAGGGAGTACCATCGACAGGACCCTCCCGGCAAAATCGAGATTTCGACGACGAAGCCGACGAACACACAGCGGGATCTGAGTCTGGCGTACTCCCCCGGCGTGGCCGCCCCCTGTTCCGACATCCACGAGAACCCCGACCTCGCCTACGAGTACACGTCGAAGGGGAACCTCGTGGGCGTCATCTCCAACGGCTCGGCCGTCCTCGGCCTCGGCAACATCGGCGCGCAGGCCTCGAAACCCGTCATGGAGGGCAAAGGCGTGTTGTTCAAACGCTTTGCCGACATCGACGTCTTCGACATCGAACTCGACTTCGACGACCCGGCGGACATCGTCACGGCGACGAAGGCGATGGAACCCACCTTCGGCGGGATCAACTTGGAGGACATCAAGGCGCCCGACTGCTTCGAAATCGAGGAGCGCCTCCGCGAGGAGATGTCGATCCCCGTCTTCCACGACGACCAGCACGGCACCGCCATCATCATCGGCGCCGGTCTCGTCAACGCCGCCGACATCGTGGACAAGGACCTCGAAGCCCTCTCGGTGACGATTTCCGGCGCCGGTGCGAGCGCCATCGCCACCGCCGAGTTCCTCGTCTCCCTCGGCGTCGCCCGCGAGAACGTCACGATGTGTGACTCCTCGGGCATCATCACGACCGACCGGGTCGAGGCGGGCGAACTCAACGAGTACAAGGCCCGGTTCGCACAGGACCGCGCGGCGGGCGGCCTCGCCGACGCCATGACCGGAACCGACGTGTTCGTCGGCCTCTCCGTCGGCGGCATCGTCAGCCCGGAGATGGTGGCGTCGATGGCCGAGAACCCGATCATCTTCGCCATGGCGAACCCCGAACCCGAAATCGACTACCACGAGGCCAAGGCGGCCCGCGACGACACCGTCGTCGTCGGCACCGGGCGGTCGGACTTCCCGAACCAGGTGAACAACGTCCTCGGCTTCCCCTTCATATTCCGGGGCGCCCTCGACGTGCGTGCCACCGAGATCAACGAGGAGATGAAAGTCGCCGCGGCCCGCGCCCTCGCCGACCTCGCCCGGAAGGACGTGCCCGACGCCGTGGTGAAAGCGTACGGCGATCAGCCCCTCCAGTTCGGCCCGGAGTATATCCTCCCCAAACCCGTCGACCCGCGGGTGATGTTCGAGGTGGCTCCCGCCGTTGCCCAGGCCGCCATCGAGAGCGGCGCGGCGCGTAAGTCTATCGACCTCAGCACCTATCGCGAGGAACTCGAAGCCCGCCTGGGCAAGTCCCGCGAGATGATGCGGGTCGTCCTCAACAAGGCGAAGACGGACCCCAAACGGGTCGTCCTCGCCGAGGGAACCGACGAGAAGATGATCCGTGCCGCCTACCAGATCACGGATCAGGGCATCGCCGTTCCCGTCCTCCTCGGCGACCGCGAACGCATCTGGGAGACGATGGACGACCTCGGCCTCGATTTCGATCCGGAGATCGTCGACCCCGCGGCCGACGAACTCGACTCGTACGCGGAGCGGCTGTACGAACTCCGGAAACGGAAAGGCGTCACCCGCCGCGAGGCGAACGAACTCGTCCGCGACGGCAACTACCTCGGAAGCGTGATGGTCGAGATGGGCGACGCCGACGCGATGCTCACTGGCCTGATGCATCACTACCCCTCGGCGCTCCGCCCGCCCCTGCAGGTCATCGGCACCGCCGAAGACGCGGAGTACGCCGCCGGCGTCTACCTGCTCACTTTCCGTAACCGCGTCATCTTCGTCGCGGACGCGACGGTGAATCAGGACCCCGGTGCGGCAGAGTTGGCCGAAATCGGCCGGCACACGGGCGAGTTGGCCCGCCGGTTCAACGTCGACCCCCGCGCCGCGTTCCTCTCGTATTCGAACTTCGGGAGCGTCGACAACCCGGGGACGCGCAAACCCCGCCGGGCCGCCGAGTTGCTCCGTGACGACCCCGCGGTCGACTTCCCGGTCGACGGGGAGATGCAGGCAGACACCGCCGTCGTCGAGGATATCCTGACTGGGACGTACGACTTCGCCGATCTGGCGGAGCCGGCGAACGTGTTGATCTTCCCGAATCTGGAGGCGGGCAACATCGGCTACAAACTCCTGCAACGGCTCGGCGGCGCCGACGCCATCGGCCCGATGCTCGTCGGCATGGACAAACCCGTCCACGTCCTCCAGCGTGGCGACGAGGTGAAAGACATCGTCAACCTCGCGGGCGTGGCCGTCGTCGACGCCCAGGAACGCGACGGGTAG
- a CDS encoding sulfite exporter TauE/SafE family protein: MAPIVLSPSTVAVVATVLFLGGVVAGVNGFGFAAVGTAALASAFDPRTAVVVMLLPLLGANTSLAAELRAGDLRACARRFWPYVLAAVVGAVVGMTLLARTPIRPLTVGLGVFTLGYVAVSQRRLPVPGRSFVRRRCFGESTRAKVGLGVVSGVLFGASNVGVQVVAYLRSRDLDRGTFVGVLASVFLGITALRIGVAAWLGFYRGDAAVLSVLGVVPGLVGVAAGKRLRPAIPDATKRAVALALLTVLGLKLTAGG, from the coding sequence GTGGCTCCGATCGTGCTCTCTCCGTCGACGGTCGCCGTGGTGGCGACCGTCCTGTTTCTCGGCGGGGTGGTCGCCGGCGTCAACGGCTTCGGCTTCGCGGCCGTCGGAACGGCGGCGCTCGCGAGCGCGTTCGATCCCCGGACCGCGGTCGTCGTCATGTTGTTACCGCTGTTGGGGGCGAACACCTCGCTCGCGGCCGAACTCCGGGCCGGTGACCTCCGGGCCTGCGCCCGGCGCTTCTGGCCGTACGTCCTCGCGGCCGTCGTCGGCGCCGTCGTCGGCATGACGCTTCTCGCCCGGACCCCGATCCGGCCGCTGACGGTTGGCCTCGGCGTCTTCACCCTCGGATACGTCGCCGTCTCGCAGCGCCGCCTGCCGGTCCCCGGGCGGTCGTTCGTCCGGCGGCGGTGTTTCGGGGAGTCGACGCGGGCGAAGGTCGGCCTCGGCGTCGTCTCCGGTGTCCTCTTCGGCGCGAGCAACGTCGGCGTCCAGGTGGTCGCGTATCTCCGGAGCCGCGACCTCGATCGCGGGACGTTCGTCGGCGTCCTGGCGTCGGTGTTTCTGGGTATCACCGCCCTTCGGATCGGTGTGGCCGCGTGGCTCGGCTTCTACCGCGGCGACGCGGCGGTCCTGTCGGTCCTCGGCGTCGTGCCGGGCCTCGTCGGCGTCGCCGCAGGGAAACGCCTCCGGCCCGCCATCCCCGACGCGACCAAACGAGCCGTGGCGCTCGCGCTGTTGACGGTGCTCGGCCTCAAACTGACGGCCGGCGGTTAG
- a CDS encoding ribonuclease H family protein has translation MAVHGRSTLRDLFDDSPTPHIAHPPRTHHRHFYVATDGSYRADGGGLGAVIEARDGTRVARLALPDTPPDNNVAEYRALHLGLDVLAARAPPRSRVGVLVDHDDLAANVNHAVLAGGHPDWEPGRPISVPSRSEYHWRGIRARIGDFEELRAARIDSRVNPAHPLANAPEQYVHVNGGGERCVLPDAEYGHDPGRKHAQSTDDATAEIPPPSRAERRASD, from the coding sequence ATGGCCGTTCACGGCCGTTCGACGCTCCGGGATCTGTTCGACGACTCGCCCACCCCCCACATCGCGCATCCGCCGCGCACCCACCACCGACACTTCTACGTCGCTACCGACGGCTCCTATCGAGCCGACGGCGGAGGGCTCGGGGCGGTCATCGAGGCGCGCGACGGAACGCGGGTCGCCAGACTCGCGCTCCCCGACACACCGCCGGACAACAACGTCGCGGAGTATCGGGCGCTCCACCTCGGACTCGACGTACTCGCGGCACGGGCGCCGCCCCGGTCGCGCGTCGGCGTCCTCGTCGACCACGACGACCTCGCGGCGAACGTCAACCACGCCGTCCTGGCCGGAGGGCACCCGGACTGGGAACCGGGGCGACCGATCAGCGTCCCGTCCCGGAGCGAGTACCACTGGCGGGGCATCCGCGCCCGCATCGGCGACTTCGAGGAACTCCGGGCGGCGCGCATCGACAGCCGCGTCAACCCGGCGCATCCGCTCGCGAACGCGCCCGAACAGTACGTCCACGTCAACGGCGGCGGGGAACGGTGCGTGCTGCCGGACGCGGAGTACGGTCACGACCCCGGCCGGAAGCACGCGCAGTCCACCGACGACGCGACGGCCGAAATCCCGCCGCCGTCGCGGGCGGAACGACGCGCGAGCGACTAA
- a CDS encoding CBS domain-containing protein — protein sequence MSLTARDLMETDVQTVAPDDEVSEVLGRLARADFNGFPVVDGVEHGSTDDPTGAGDDGTVVGIVTQHDLVHLFQTEDRTLWLPIGLPPFTQTLTYAIDVSWDDLDLGVDLAKNANRPISEVMTTDVVTVTPDADLDTILDLLADDDRDINRLPVVEREERGSSESRPEADDDGRLVGIVARQDVLRAIRDRRRESKR from the coding sequence ATGTCCCTGACCGCCCGTGATCTGATGGAGACGGACGTACAGACCGTCGCCCCCGACGACGAGGTGAGCGAGGTGCTCGGCCGGCTAGCGCGTGCCGACTTCAACGGGTTCCCCGTCGTCGACGGCGTGGAGCACGGCTCCACGGACGACCCGACGGGGGCCGGTGACGACGGCACCGTCGTCGGCATCGTCACCCAACACGATCTGGTCCACCTGTTCCAGACCGAGGATCGCACCCTGTGGCTTCCCATCGGCCTCCCGCCCTTTACCCAGACGCTCACCTACGCCATCGACGTGTCGTGGGACGACCTCGACCTCGGTGTCGACCTCGCGAAGAACGCCAACCGACCCATCAGCGAGGTGATGACGACCGACGTGGTGACGGTGACGCCCGACGCCGACCTCGACACCATTCTCGACTTGCTGGCCGACGACGACCGCGACATCAACCGACTGCCCGTGGTCGAGCGCGAGGAGCGTGGCTCCTCGGAGAGTCGGCCGGAGGCCGACGACGACGGCCGACTCGTCGGCATCGTCGCCCGACAGGACGTGTTGCGGGCGATCCGCGATCGACGGCGCGAATCGAAACGTTGA
- a CDS encoding DMT family transporter, producing the protein MSRYRNLALFLALATIWGSAFMAIKAGLNYFPPVLFAAIRYDVAGVLMLAYAAWAVDDPLPRTRGQWALVAVGSTLLIAGYHVLLFLGESDPAVTSAAAAVIVSLSPVLTTGFARVLLPDERLTVAGVVGLAFGLLGVVVLARPDPGAVLTGGVVAKLLVFGAATAFALGSVLTRRIEAGLPIETMEAWSMLGGALLMHAISLALGESFAGVTVAVEGLLALAYLSLAASALGFLIYFDLLERLGAVEINLVSYVAPVFAALAGWLFLQEGLSVATAAGFLLIFVGFLLVKRRAIRAELPRLRRAMGD; encoded by the coding sequence GTGTCCCGCTACCGCAACCTCGCCCTCTTTCTCGCCCTCGCGACCATCTGGGGCTCGGCGTTCATGGCGATCAAGGCCGGGCTGAACTACTTCCCGCCCGTCCTCTTCGCGGCCATCCGCTACGACGTGGCGGGCGTCCTGATGCTCGCCTACGCCGCGTGGGCCGTCGACGACCCACTCCCCCGAACCCGGGGCCAGTGGGCGCTCGTCGCCGTCGGCTCGACGCTCCTGATCGCCGGCTACCACGTCCTGCTCTTTCTCGGCGAGTCCGACCCTGCGGTGACCAGCGCGGCCGCCGCCGTCATCGTCAGCCTCAGCCCCGTGTTGACGACGGGCTTTGCCCGCGTCCTCCTCCCCGACGAGCGCCTGACCGTCGCCGGCGTCGTCGGCCTCGCGTTCGGCCTGCTCGGCGTCGTCGTCCTCGCTCGGCCCGACCCCGGCGCCGTCCTCACGGGCGGCGTCGTCGCGAAACTGCTCGTCTTCGGCGCCGCGACCGCCTTCGCCCTCGGCTCCGTGCTGACCCGCCGGATCGAGGCGGGCCTCCCCATCGAGACGATGGAGGCGTGGTCGATGCTTGGCGGGGCGCTCCTGATGCACGCCATCTCGCTCGCGCTCGGCGAGTCGTTCGCGGGCGTGACCGTCGCCGTTGAGGGCCTGCTCGCGCTCGCGTACCTCTCGCTCGCGGCCAGCGCTCTCGGCTTTCTCATCTACTTCGACCTGCTGGAGCGACTCGGCGCGGTCGAGATCAACCTCGTCTCCTACGTCGCGCCCGTCTTCGCGGCGCTCGCAGGATGGCTCTTCCTCCAGGAAGGACTCTCCGTCGCCACCGCCGCTGGCTTCTTGTTGATTTTCGTCGGCTTCCTGCTGGTCAAGCGGCGGGCGATCCGCGCCGAACTCCCGCGGCTTCGCCGAGCGATGGGCGATTAA
- the cmk gene encoding (d)CMP kinase — protein sequence MSNSSATTERQIDSNLFITVSGPPGCGATTLTEGLADALNCGYVIGGDIFRDLAEERGLSLQQLIAKAEEDDTIDRALDQRLRRIAEQWGAANKAFVLESRLAGWLAGNRADLRVWLDAPEEIRIERLSDYEVSYEIERPAEREDVSLKHLDDEEEIGPLLRVREVSEAGRYKSYYGIDVEDQSFYDLSINTGRWDADTVLEMVLTAIEGYDPDTDEGAFTTRDVTL from the coding sequence CACCGTCTCCGGGCCACCGGGATGTGGCGCGACGACGCTCACCGAGGGGCTGGCGGACGCGCTGAACTGCGGCTACGTCATCGGTGGCGACATCTTCCGGGACCTCGCGGAGGAGCGTGGCCTCTCCCTCCAGCAACTCATCGCGAAGGCCGAGGAGGACGACACGATCGACCGGGCGCTCGATCAGCGGCTCCGCCGGATCGCCGAGCAGTGGGGTGCGGCGAACAAGGCGTTCGTTCTCGAATCGCGGCTCGCCGGCTGGCTCGCGGGCAACCGGGCCGACCTGCGCGTCTGGCTCGACGCCCCGGAGGAGATCCGAATCGAGCGGCTCAGCGATTACGAGGTGAGCTACGAGATCGAACGGCCCGCCGAGCGCGAGGACGTGAGCCTCAAACACCTCGACGACGAGGAGGAGATCGGCCCGCTGCTGCGCGTCCGCGAGGTGAGCGAGGCCGGGCGCTACAAGAGCTACTACGGCATCGACGTCGAGGATCAGTCCTTCTACGATCTCTCGATCAACACCGGCCGGTGGGACGCCGACACCGTCCTCGAGATGGTGCTCACGGCCATCGAAGGCTACGACCCCGATACGGACGAGGGCGCCTTCACCACCCGCGACGTGACTCTTTAA